The following coding sequences are from one Triticum dicoccoides isolate Atlit2015 ecotype Zavitan chromosome 4A, WEW_v2.0, whole genome shotgun sequence window:
- the LOC119288065 gene encoding oligopeptide transporter 7-like, whose product MASSTQSHQEEEEEHGHRGGGHGDQITAPLLPNRPSTSRSSLEHHEDDGHGISSENSPIEQVALTVPVGDDPDTPVLTFRMWVLGMASCAMLSFLNQFFWYRKEPLTITAISAQIAVVPLGRLMAAALPERAFLRGMRWEFTLNPGPFNVKEHVLITIFANAGAGTVYAIHVVTAVRVFYGKNLTFFVSLLVVLTTQVLGFGWAGIFRRYLVEPAAMWWPSNLVQVSLFRALHEDERRRKGGFTRNQFFLVAFACSFAYYAFPGYLFQMLTSLSWICWVFPNSVFAQQLGSGLHGLGIAAIGLDWASISSYLGSPLVSPWFATANVAAGFFIVMYIIVPIGYWFDFYKAQTFPIYSSGLFTSAGQKYNISAIVDDHFHLDIEAYEKNGPLYLSTLFAVTYGIGFASLTATIVHVILFHGREILQLSRSAFQGKSVDIHTKLMRRYKQVPEWWFICILVVNIAVTVFACEYYIEQLQLPWWGVLLACSIAFFFTLPIGMITATTNQTPGLNIITEYIIGYLYPGRPVANMCFKVYGYISMHQALMFLQDFKLGHYMKIPPRTMFMAQVVGTTIAAFVYLGTAWWLMDTIPNICDIELLSAGSPWTCPGDHVFYDASVIWGLIGPRRIFGDLGTYAAVNWFFLGGAVAPLLVWLAHRAFPGQNWILLINMPVMLGSIFQMPPATAVNYTTWILIGFLSGYVVYRYRRDWWERHNYLLSGALDAGLAFMAVLIYLCLGLENISLNWRGNDLDGCPLASCPTAKGIVVKGCPVYN is encoded by the exons ATGGCGTCCTCCACCCAATCCCaccaagaagaagaggaggagcatgGTCaccgcggcggcggccatggcgaccaGATCACCGCCCCACTCCTCC CAAACCGGCCGTCAACGTCGCGGAGCTCGCTGGAGCACCACGAAGACGACGGCCATGGCATATCGTCGGAGAACTCGCCGATCGAGCAGGTGGCGCTGACGGTCCCCGTGGGCGATGACCCGGACACCCCCGTGCTCACCTTCCGGATGTGGGTGCTGGGCATGGCGTCCTGCGCCATGCTCTCCTTCCTCAACCAGTTCTTCTGGTACCGCAAGGAGCCGCTCACCATCACCGCCATCTCCGCCCAGATCGCCGTGGTGCCGCTTGGCCGCCTCATGGCCGCGGCGCTGCCGGAGCGGGCCTTCCTCCGCGGCATGCGCTGGGAGTTCACCCTCAACCCGGGGCCGTTCAACGTGAAGGAGCACGTGCTGATCACCATCTTCGCCAACGCTGGCGCCGGCACCGTCTACGCCATCCATGTTGTCACCGCCGTCCGCGTGTTCTATGGCAAGAACCTCACCTTCTTCGTCTCCCTCCTCGTGGTGCTCACCACGCAGGTGCTCGGGTTCGGGTGGGCAGGGATTTTCCGGCGGTACCTCGTCGAGCCGGCGGCCATGTGGTGGCCGTCCAACCTCGTGCAGGTCTCCCTCTTCAG GGCGCTCCACGAGGATGAAAGGCGGCGAAAAGGGGGCTTCACGCGAAATCAGTTCTTCCTGGTGGCGTTCGCCTGCAGCTTCGCATACTACGCCTTCCCGGGCTACCTGTTTCAGATGCTCACCTCACTCTCCTGGATCTGCTGGGTGTTCCCCAACTCTGTGTTCGCCCAGCAGCTCGGCTCAGGCCTCCACGGGCTCGGCATCGCCGCAATCGGCCTCGACTGGGCATCGATTTCCAGCTACCTTGGGAGCCCTCTCGTCAGCCCCTGGTTCGCCACTGCGAATGTCGCTGCAGGCTTCTTCATCGTCATGTATATCATCGTGCCTATTGGGTACTGGTTTGATTTCTACAAGGCGCAGACCTTCCCCATCTACTCTTCCGGTCTCTTCACCTCTGCCGGGCAGAAGTATAACATCTCGGCTATCGTCGACGACCATTTCCATCTTGATATAGAGGCATATGAGAAAAATGGTCCACTGTACCTCAGCACTCTCTTTGCTGTCACATATGGTATTGGCTTCGCGTCACTTACCGCGACGATCGTTCATGTCATCCTGTTTCACGGAAG GGAGATTTTGCAGCTAAGCAGATCAGCTTTTCAAGGGAAAAGTGTGGACATACATACGAAGCTAATGAGGAGATACAAGCAGGTCCCTGAGTGGTGGTTCATCTGCATCCTTGTCGTTAACATTGCCGTCACTGTATTTGCTTGTGAATACTACATAGAGCAGCTCCAGCTGCCCTGGTGGGGTGTGTTGCTTGCATGCTCCATTGCCTTTTTCTTCACGCTCCCAATCGGAATGATCACAGCAACAACGAACCAG ACCCCAGGACTGAACATCATCACAGAGTACATCATCGGGTACTTGTACCCTGGACGACCCGTCGCGAATATGTGCTTCAAGGTATACGGTTATATCAGCATGCACCAAGCTCTGATGTTTCTGCAAGATTTTAAGTTGGGCCACTACATGAAGATTCCCCCAAGGACCATGTTTATGGCTCAG GTGGTTGGAACAACGATTGCTGCATTCGTGTACCTTGGGACAGCATGGTGGCTGATGGACACAATCCCCAACATCTGCGACATTGAGCTCCTCTCAGCGGGCAGCCCTTGGACCTGTCCCGGTGATCATGTGTTCTACGATGCGTCGGTCATATGGGGTCTTATTGGCCCCCGCAGGATATTTGGGGATCTGGGAACTTACGCGGCGGTGAACTGGTTCTTCTTGGGGGGAGCCGTTGCCCCGCTCCTCGTGTGGTTAGCGCACAGGGCGTTCCCAGGCCAGAACTGGATCTTACTCATCAACATGCCTGTGATGCTTGGCTCCATCTTCCAGATGCCGCCTGCCACAGCGGTCAACTACACCACATGGATACTGATAGGGTTTCTGTCGGGTTATGTGGTGTATAGATATCGGCGTGACTGGTGGGAGCGACACAATTACCTGCTCTCGGGCGCACTAGATGCAGGTCTGGCATTCATGGCCGTCTTGATTTACCTGTGCCTGGGCCTGGAGAACATCAGTTTGAACTGGCGGGGCAATGACTTGGATGGATGTCCTCTAGCTTCCTGCCCCACTGCTAAAGGAATAGTTGTCAAGGGCTGCCCAGTGTACAACTAA
- the LOC119284175 gene encoding pentatricopeptide repeat-containing protein At5g08510-like produces MERVMAVGLWCGHHERIPSPSISQGFHPLEFEMPLPSLPTRIYQSQLTYCYHRLVILLLLRGPPAAPAANFALLPFIEQHFGGSTRACSGAGSAACSRSSSASSPPATSITPRSSSPPPLLPPRRSTTASSRRWPPRAARSSSAPSPAPTASASSPLSPSPSSSPPHPPSSAPFALSAHALLLRSGHLAPGDPFLGSALVSFYARTRLLRDARRVFDEMPRGDTAVSNALLSAYARAGLLDAAEKLFGEMPDRNVVSWTAMVSGYAQNGRHEEAVGAFLEMWEGAGVQPNELTVSSVLPACAAVGAMELGRKVEEYARGKGHLVNVYVANALLEMYAKCGSIQRAWQVFQGIGRRRDLCSWNSMIMAFALHGSWREALALFHKLRMTGAKPDGITFVGVILACTHGGLVDEGKLLFNSMEAEFSLTPRIEHYGCMVDLLGRAGLLNEAYSMIVSMPVEPDAVIWGALLGACSFHGNVELAETAVNKLIFLEPQNTGNLVILSNIYASSGKWDGVAQVWKLLKEKDHKKSSGYSFIELDGRMHKFLVEDKSHPRFVEVYSTLDNVTMLMKLVGLENEEEAEQLFLSPVEI; encoded by the exons ATGGAGCGCGTCATGGCTGTTGGGCTCTGGTGCGGGCATCACGAGCGCATCCCGAGTCCATCCATCAGTCAAGGTTTCCACCCACTAGAGTTCGAGATGCCGCTGCCAAGCCTGCCGACGAGAATATACCAGTCGCAACTTACATATTGTTACCATCGGTTGGTTATTCTTTTGCTACTTCGAGGGCCACCAGCAGCACCGGCTGCGAACTTTGCATTGCTG CCTTTCATCGAGCAGCATTTTG GCGGCTCCACGCGCGCTTGCTCCGGCGCGGGGAGCGCCGCCTGCAGCCGCTCCTCCTCCgcgtcctcgccgccggcgacctccattACGCCGCGCTCCTCCTCgccacctcctctcctccctccgcgACGCTCCACGACCGCCTCCTCCAGGCGCTGGCCGCCTCGCGCAGCCCGCTCCTCCTCCGCTCCTTCTCCCGCGcccaccgcctccgcctcctcaCCCCTCTCTCCTTCACCTTCCTCCTCTCCGCCGCACCCCCCCTCCTCTGCGCCCTTCGCGCTCTCCGCCCACGCCCTGCTGCTCAGGTCCGGCCACCTCGCGCCCGGCGACCCCTTCCTCGGCTCCGCGCTCGTCTCCTTCTACGCCAGGACCCGCCTCCTGCGCGACGCCAGGcgggtgttcgacgaaatgccgcgCGGGGACACGGCCGTCAGCAACGCGCTGCTCTCGGCCTACGCCAGGGCCGGCCTCCTCGACGCCGCGGAGAAGCTGTTCGGGGAAATGCCGGACCGGAACGTGGTCTCCTGGACCGCGATGGTGTCCGGGTACGCGCAGAACGGCCGGCACGAGGAGGCCGTGGGGGCGTTCCTGGAGATGTGGGAGGGGGCAGGGGTGCAGCCGAATGAGCTGACGGTGAGCAGCGTGCTGCCCGCGTGCGCGGCTGTTGGGGCCATGGAGCTGGGGAGGAAGGTGGAGGAGTACGCGAGGGGCAAAGGCCACCTGGTGAATGTGTATGTGGCCAATGCACTGCTGGAGATGTATGCCAAGTGTGGCAGCATCCAGAGAGCTTGGCAGGTGTTTCAGGGGATCGGTCGTCGGCGAGATCTCTGTTCTTGGAACTCAATGATCATGGCATTCGCCTTGCATGGCTCCTGGAGGGAAGCACTTGCCTTGTTCCATAAGTTGAGG ATGACAGGGGCTAAACCAGATGGTATCACATTTGTTGGAGTCATTTTGGCTTGCACTCATGGAGGTTTGGTAGATGAAGGAAAGCTACTCTTCAACTCCATGGAGGCCGAATTTAGTCTTACTCCAAGAATTGAGCACTATGGTTGCATGGTTGATCTGCTTGGGCGTGCTGGTCTCCTGAATGAAGCCTACAGTATGATAGTAAGCATGCCAGTGGAGCCTGACGCCGTCATCTGGGGAGCCTTGCTCGGTGCCTGCAGCTTCCATGGAAACGTAGAACTAGCGGAAACAGCAGTAAACAAACTCATCTTTCTTGAGCCACAAAACACTGGAAATCTGGTGATCCTGTCAAACATATACGCGTCGTCTGGAAAATGGGACGGTGTTGCCCAGGTATGGAAGTTACTCAAGGAGAAAGACCACAAGAAATCATCTGGGTACAGCTTCATAGAGCTAGATGGCAGGATGCACAAGTTCCTTGTTGAGGATAAGTCACATCCAAGATTTGTGGAGGTGTACAGCACCCTTGACAATGTCACAATGCTCATGAAGCTTGTCGGACTAGAAAATGAGGAAGAAGCGGAACAGCTGTTTCTGTCACCTGTAGAGATCTAA